The following coding sequences lie in one Cercospora beticola chromosome 9, complete sequence genomic window:
- a CDS encoding uncharacterized protein (CAZy:GH76), translating to MPIQDHAMHSRRMLIWMYDLDTQRLAHPLPRTAFTIGRLHCIRVQQLATLKDAKSPAFKAYTSASAFHRCLAVAIFPFIIAIMLYQSRKYGLALLALLTTSDCVPTERDVTKANAEAAYKALQGWYNQSTGLWIPSTGWWNSANCMTVITELAAVDKNVQDSVQKVLSNTYTKAQQYNLQMMKESGAQSRTYMPQTYYSSFEPYIPDSMLKAHGQPRMKATGGFLNDYYDDEGWWALGWIAAYDLTKDSQYLSQAQTIFADMNKVFGKTNCSKNSVATGGIWWDKPHTYVNAIANELHLSVAASLANRVKGGNTNYLAIAKRQWSWFQGTGMINSNFTINDGLDQQTCKNNQGTVWSYNQGVILGGLTELSKATGDKAPITTAQKIADAAIAKLAPTGILTDPCEPTCGADGAQFKGVFVRNLQILQKASPQTRYAKFLDANADSIWRNDRNNRNQLSVRWTGPFVAPANASTQSSALDALVASLAT from the exons ATGCCAATTCAGGATCATGCCATGCACTCCCGGAGGATGCTGATCTGGATGT ATGATCTTGACACGCAAAGACTGGCACACCCTCTGCCACGTACCGCATTCACTATTGGAAGGCTGCATTGTATACGGGTACAGCAGTTGGCCACGCTGAAGGATGCAAAATCACCCGCCTTTAAGGCTTATACCTCAGCCAGTGCTTTCCACCGATGCTTAGCTGTCGCGATTTTTCCATTCATTATAGCCATCATGCTCTACCAATCGCGCAAGTATGGCTTGGCACTTCTGGCTCTGTTGACTACTTCCGATTGTGTTCCGACAGAGAGAGATGTCACTAAGGCAAATGCTGAAGCAGCCTACAAAGCCTTGCAGGGCTGGTACAACCAGTCGACAGGACTCTGGATCCCTAGCACTGGCTGGTGGAATAGTGCCAATT GCATGACCGTCATTACTGAACTTGCCGCTGTCGACAAGAATGTCCAGGACTCGGTGCAGAAAGTCCTCTCCAATACGTACACCAAAGCACAGCAGTACAACCTGCAAATGATGAAGGAATCAGGCGCGCAAAGCCGGACTTATATGCCCCAGACCTACTACAGTAGTTTCGAGCCCTACATTCCGGACTCGATGCTCAAAGCTCATGGTCAGCCGCGAATGAAGGCGACTGGTGGGTTCCTCAACGACTATtacgatgatgaaggatgGTGGGCGTTGGGCTGGATCGCAGCATACGACCTCACCAAGGACAGCCAGTATCTCTCACAAGCCCAAACCATTTTCGCAGATATGAACAAGGTCTTTGGCAAGACTAACTGCAGCAAGAACAGTGTAGCCACGGGCGGT ATCTGGTGGGACAAGCCGCATACTTATGTCAACGCCATTGCGAACGAGCTGCACCTGAGTGTAGCAGCATCTCTGGCAAATCGTGTCAAAGGTGGCAATACGAACTACCTTGCCATTGCCAAGCGGCAGTGGTCCTGGTTCCAAGG AACTGGCATGATCAACTCCAATTTCACCATCAACGATGGTCTTGACCAACAAACGTGCAAGAATAATCAAGGCACCGTGTGGTCGTATAACCAAGGTGTTATCCTAGGCGGTCTGACAGAACTCAGCAAAGCGACGGGCGACAAGGCTCCGATAACAACTGCTCAGAAGATCGCGGACGCTGCGATCGCGAAATTGGCACCCACTGGTATCCTGACAGATCCATGCGAGCCGACTTGCGGTGCAGATGGTGCGCAATTCAAGGGCGTCTTCGTCAGGAATCTGCAAATTTTGCAGAAGGCCAGCCCGCAAACCCGATATGCCAAGTTCCTGGATGCAAACGCTGATAGTATCTGGCGCAACGATCGTAACAACAGAAACCAACTCAGCGTGCGGTGGACGGGTCCTTTCGTGGCTCCTGCGAACGCCTCAACGCAGAGCTCTGCGCTCGACGCACTGGTTGCATCGTTGGCCACTTGA